The following DNA comes from Alnus glutinosa chromosome 6, dhAlnGlut1.1, whole genome shotgun sequence.
TTCCCTTCACAAACTTCACTCTCCTCTATCTCCTAAACTTCCAGCATCTGGCTTTTTTGGTTGGAAGAGTCTTCGCCCAGAAGAATGGAGAGTAAAAGAGTAAGAAAacccattttttattatatcgATAGTAGCTTTTTCGTTGTAATTAGTATAATATTACTCAGGAAGGTGCTATCTTTTTACCTACTCTGCAATTGCAGTTGACTATGAAATATAAAGGAGAGTAAAAGAGTAAAAGTTGCACAtgatttttgtatattttacgatataaattcaaaaattaagtCAATCACTTCTTACCGGATTCAGTCTTTTAGATAACTGGGGATTTATATTGATATCTAAGTAGATTCTACGTGTTCAACCTCGTTTGTTGTGCACCCtttcttatattattatttacgAAATTTCAACTTGACTTTCCAGAATCTTTTAGGAGTGAATGTTTTGAGTTTGTCTGATTGCTAAAACCTCACTTTAGCCCTTGCGGTGGGCAGCTTGAAATCCCCACTTTTAAAAGTAAGGGCATGCCATTAGAACAGTAacctttatttataaataaactcTTTACATTCTAGTGATGTCACCGAGGGGTGTGCAAATggttaattttaataattatttcatcTTACCACAACCGTATTAGGCGGTTATCAAATTTTGGTAATCGTAATCGCTAACCGTCTAGGGGcggtgcgattttaaaatagccatCGGTTAGAGgttattgaaaatttgaagggttaaatacctatttgtcctctgtgctttacgacctttattttttatcccatcagttttattttttaccaaatttggtacctgtggtacatgaaaagacgaaaatagtacctccgtctaatttttcgtccaaaattaACGTCCAtccacgtcatcctacaggtgtcggcgtgCATGCACGACACTTATACCCGTGATACACTTTAGCGTTGAAgtggctatcatttttctttattattattttaatgatttctatatatatataaatatataaaataaaaaatataaaaaaatctggggtggctggccacccccaagagccaaaATGGGTGTGGCTGAAatcacccccatttggcttaggggtggctcggccaccccaacaattttttttatttttattttcaaaaaaaaatctttaaaataatatatatatggtacaaaatatattgattttattttattttattttattttttgacaagaAGAGGATGGAAGATTCAAACTAGTAAATTCCATTTCATGtggcgtggtctccagccgattgagttaTTCCTtgggaacaaaaatatattaattgtgtacaaagtaccatgtgtgatatatttataaaaccaaggtaccatttctggtaATTATTTAAACTACATGGGGCAcatcataaaatatataaaaccacaAGGGtatacattgaaaaaaaaattgtgtttaagtaacaaacatttggtcattttttcggttatatcaattggccacgcagattattttgtatttccaattgttacacaggactgatagcattttttttttatataaagggttcaattcttgtcaacatattattttgatacacgacaTACATATAggttacttttggttcaaaacatattttaataTGTCCCCAAAATACAAGACGCCAACTTTTCTCATTCATGCATTTACAGACTATAAAGTCTTAATGGAGACTTTGGCAGGTGGAGATACTTATAAAACTTCAAACAAtaatagtttaaaatgaaattataatttgaaacaCGATTTAGGTATGAAAGTCatattttgtgctttttaattTAAGAACCTTCTGTTTTGACTCAAATTAATTTGGTTCTTACCAAACatataaattcaatttatttttttaggttttaattaattagagGAAAACAAGAGCCCTAGAAATAATCCTACCAGAAATACATGATGCAGGCTTGTTCAAATTCCTTCTCCCTTTAAATAATTGCATTGAAGACAAAACTTTTAAACTCTTTTTGTTGTTTAGAAATAAGAGCTCCCCCAATTAAACAATTAATCAAACATTCAACCTAATTCAGTAGAAAAGTCAAGAGTTTGGAGAGAGAATCAATCTCACAACACTTGATTGATTGGGTCGTTACAAGACCATTGAAACTGAGATGAGAGGATAGACGAAGCTTTCTTACCAAACCATCATACTCAGAATGTCCTACTCAATTTCATAAACTTGTATTTGTTCTAGATTGAGGATTTCCTAGCTACCATTATTGACTGTCCCGATCGCACGTAATTCGAACAATCTCATCTAAAAGATGGTTGTAGAGTTCACCTATTCATGACTGAGCCTTTCGCCATGAACTCTTCTAGGGTAGGTAGGCCCATATATAGTATCCCTTTCTATGGCAGCTCAATTGTAGGGAATCATGATCCTTTAATCTATTGggtaattttgttaattaaagtTATGGTTCTTagttatcatatatataattcctTGCTCTTTTTGTGATAATTATAACCTATGAATACATTAAACGGACACTTGTCAGCATGTTAGACAGCTACTTAGTCACAATTTTAAGCTATTCTCTTGAAGGCTTCTGCTCTTATATATAatatctctcatgaactttcatcacttttacaatatTTCCTTAAAAGTACAAAAACTCTCAGTTGAATGTatcgaattttaaaaaaaattacaatcccATCCATTtattaggattttccgttaaatcctaacagaatggtgaaaaattctcaaaatactctctattttttatttttaaaaaaattatttgtaatttaagggtaatttcataatttataaactttACAGTGATATAAGGGTCATTTCACTCTTTGATCGTCTGGTTTAACCCAAAATCTTAACGAGAGatgtgaaattatatatatatatatatatatatatatatatatatatatattgatacactaaattaagagtttttgaattttgggaGAAAGATTGTAAAAGCGATGGAAGTTCAAGGGGATTAAGTGAAGTTTGccctatataataatatatgatatatgattttatttgtatttatttgtttctttatttgatTTAGACATTAATAACAATTCACCTATTACTATTAGGATACTAAAGTAATCCTACTTAATTTAGATTtgaatatattttgatttatgcttatatattatataagcaTTCTAGGGATATATATTAATGGAACACTTGTTAGCATTTTAGACTATCACTTGTCACAATTCAAAGttattatcttaaaagcttcttcttttatatatttttcaaaaatagatatatatgaTATACGATTTGTTAATGCATATATTTGCCAGTCTGGCCATTTGCAGTCACATAAGTGGACTTAGTTTGGATCATCTGGCTGACTGGCTTCGACTTGTATTTTGGTGTAGAAAAATCAGAAGACTCGATTATGTGATTGGTTATCATATATTGCTAATGCAATTGCACAGAAATCTGTGAACTtcgaaaaaaccaaaagaatctTACAATATTTATGTAATTTGGATCCTTTCTTAGTAGTTTCATATGCCTTTTTATTctatgaaaatgaaatttgaggAGGCATATTGGAATTCAAATGTTTTGGATACTAACCCTAGCTTTCTTATGTGTACTTATCACACGGTCAGAGGCAGAACGAGAATAATGagtcaaacttaatttttaagcttaataaaaataatgaaaaccaAAAGGAGTCATGACCCCACTTATCCGATACCTAAGTTTCGTTTTAAACCTAATTGGCTATTTTCGATTACGTAAATCAATAGTTTAAACCGCTTGATGCCAAATTACAGAGGCGGAGGAAGATTTTCCAACGTAACAAACAAGTAACAAATTGATATCATAGCCTTTATTAGCCTAAACATATAGTATCAAATAAATTATCAAATCAATTTGTAAAGAATTTGTCTCACACAAACCATTGGGTGAATGTATGACTTaccagtaaaaaaaaatgttaatatattCATTATAAAAACGTATAGATGGTGATGAGTGGTGAGTGGTGAGCCGAGTCACGTCAAACCATGGCCCCCGTGACGCAACTCAGTTTGGAAGTGTCTTTCGAGAGTTTTGAACGAGTGATGAAGAGTTCTGGATTCGcagcgtgtgtgtgtgtgtgtcttctCAGCTACTGAGTCATGACAACACGGTCGTCCACTTCTCAAACAAAATaattgtctcatttttcaaatgACTCGGTCTTTGGTCCTCGCAGACACTCTCAAACCGCGTTTTTCCTACCCTATATGGAATTCCTTTAATACCTTCTCTATTTCACCTTCTTCTTGCTTATCATATTCATCCCCACCATGATTTTTTATCAAAGCCTACGGATTATCATCGATCTTTTCTATGGCTTTCCTCTTTAATACCTCCAACTGTCTCCTCCTCTTGATCATTACAAGCTTTTCTTGTATTCCATTTGTTTATTCACTCTCCACTGTAGCTATTTCTGAGAATTCTAACCAAACAATAATCTGTGCATTAATCAAAGCCCCTAACCAACAAGCTTTCCACCTCAAATGCACAAGTTTCCCTCAAGGATTTCAAATTCGCGTGAATCCCAATTCATCGTTTTCTGGGATTGTCGCAGGAAAGGGGTTTGTTTGTGCCTTGAAGCAGCCGTCTCCCTCGATCCTGCTTTGCTGGAGGTTCTCCACCATTAATGGAGCCGATATGATCTACAAGCGTATCTATAACGACACGGCTCTCAAGGAACTTGATGCTGGGAATTCCCACATTTGTGGAATTGTAAACGGGACCAATCGCCTCGAATGCTGGCAGGGGCGCGAATTAAATGCACGCAGGGATCGGAATCAAAGATTTTCGAGCATCGCTGTGGGTGAGAATTTTGCTTGTGGGTTATTATCAGAAATGGGAAAAGTTACTTGCTTTGGAAACCAAAATACAGGGGTTGTCGGCAAAGAGCCTAGCGGGAATTATAGTGTTGTCTCTGCTGGGTTTAGGCATGCTTGTGCCATCTCTTCGGACAACAATAGTTTGAGTTGCTGGGGAGATATGGGCCATATGGCGGGTGAGATACCAGGGGGGAAGTTCGTATCACTGGCTTTGGGAGAGAACCGTGGCTGCGGTATAATGCCTAATCAACTAGTTGTTTGCTGGGGCGAAAGGAATTTCACCCTGCCAGAGAGCTTGCGAGCGACACATTTCATCTCGATTGAAGCAAAGCGCAGTATTTTCTGTGGAGTTTTGGCcgaaaatttttctttatattgcTGGGGTAATGATATTTTTGACTCCTCAAACAACTTCAAGGTGTttgatgaagtcctgccagggCCGTGTAGAAGAACAAGTGAATGTTCATGCGGTGTAGAgtctttttcttccaaaatttgtGGTCAGGAATATGGACTCTGCAGGTCTTGTGTTAGCGAAACTCCCTGCCGACAGCCGCCGATgccaccgccaccaccaccactaccaTCACCGCAAGCTCAAAAGGTCGACAAAAGCAACGGTTGGGATGGGAGAATGGTGGCTTTCCTAGTGGTGGGCTGCGTGGGGTCGTTGGCTCTGATTTTagtttgttgtttctttctaTTCAAATACTACAAGGGCAGAGGCTGCAGCCGCGTCCATGACTCAGGCCGCCTGGACGAGCCCGCACCTGAAAATGGTGCTCAGGCTGTTGATGATCAACCAGCTGCGCGCCCAATACGCGTTCTAGAGAAGCGGCTGAGCCACTTGGCCAGCTTGGGAAATGGAGGCTGCCCATTGGAGGAATTCTCCTTGGAAGTACTCCTTGAGACCACTAACAACTTTTCGGAAGACAACAAGATTGGGACGGGCAGCTTTGGCTCAGTATACCGCGCCACGCTAGACGACGGCCGGGAAGTCGCTGTCAAGCGCGCGGAGACATCAATGTCCACGCCATACGCCATCAGACGCGAGGAAGACAAAGACAACGCGTTCATCAACGAGCTCGAAGCTCTGTCGCGCCTCAACCACAAGAACCTCGTGCGCTTACTGGGTTTTTGTGAAGACAGCAACGAGCGCGTGTTGGTCTACGAGTTCATGCAAAACGGCACAGTCCACGACCATCTCCACGGGCTCCAAAGCTCGCCGCTAATGTCATGGGTTAAACGCATTAAGGCGGCGCTAGACGCGGCAAGGGGCATCGAGTATTTACACGTCTATGCAGTTCCGCCGATCATCCACCGTGACATCAAGTCCTCCAACATCCTTCTCGACGCAACGTGGACTGCCAAGGTCTCCGATTTTGGCCTCTCCTTGATGGGTCCGGCCGACGAGGATTCCCACCTTTCCTTGCGCGCCGCCGGCACCGTCGGCTACATGGATCCCGAGTACTACAGGCTTGCCCAATTGACGACCAAGAGCGATGTCTACAGCTTTGGAGTATTGCTGTTGGAGATGTTGTCCGGTTACAAGGCAATCCACAAAAACGAGAACGGGGTACCGCGGAATGTGGTTGATTTTGTGGCGCCATACATTCTGCAAGACCAAATCCACCGGGTTTTGGACCCGCATGTGCCGCCGCCGACCCCATTTGAAATACAGGCGGTGGCGTATGTTGGGTACTTGGCGGTAGATTGCGTCCAACCAGAAGGCAGAGATCGGCCCTCCATGACCGAGATTGTACAGTGCTTAGAAAGAGCCTTGGCTACGTGTTTGGCGCACCCAACACTATCTCGGTCCACGACTGACTCCTCCACGTAGTCTAGACTCGCCACTTTTGTAAAGCAggccattttttattttataatcataCACATtcaattcttctttcttttttttctccgtTGTCAATCGAATCGTAAattacgtgaaatatttaattgaaacggaaattatattgatatttttttatcatgaCTTTTGCTCTGAGTCTGATATAATTTAGAGATATGTTACATGCACATcacttgtacatcttttgtacatcactttttttaaaaaaatcaaccattagattcgTAGGACCCACAAGAATTCACCATGTGGGTCCTACGaatccaatgattaatttaaaaaaatgatgtataaaatatatataagtgatgtgcaaaaattatttctttataatttatagTAGAAACCGTCACATTATCactgtaagataaaaatgtaatttttaacgATTACTCTtcgattaatattttaacataattgTATGAATGGGAAGGAAGACTTTGACTGTGGTTGTCAACGCTTGGAttatttcttggttttgtttaaCAAAAGTCTTTGTTTCTTTCACATTTGGCTTTGAATTTAGTTCTTGAAAGGCAAGGTCAAATGGatggaaaattttgaaattggagaATCTTCCGATGCAATGTTAAACATATGGAGGGAAGGTTTCCAGCAATGACAGCCCATCTCTCAATCATTTAAAAGGGTTAGGCCTCAAAAAGTGTTTTCCATGCCCAACAAAATATGACCAAAAAAACATAGCACTAGACTTTAGAGGCTTCTCTTCTCTGAAGGTCTTCGTATAGTTTTTCTTCTTAAGACTTTTTGGTCATTGCTTATTTCTTACAATATCCAAGGTAAGActttgataaaatatatatattaaaaaaaaaaaaaaaaacatggtatGACTTTGATTTATCTTCaaagttctttttttatttaataatttatttatttttgtatatttttcccTACCGAATCAGGAGAGAACTCAAGCATCACGCAATGTATGTTTAAGCCACATGTTTCTTCAAATAAGTAAGCCCTAAATTTCCACGGGACAGATAGCTTTGCACAAAGGTGGgtagttctttctttcttttttcttttttcatttttcattttattgtgaGATTTATTGAAGATTTGCTTGAAGACTTGGCAACAAGGAAAAATCTTGGTTTGCAGTACAATTCTTTATCAACATATGGCATAAAACTAGAGAAGCTTTACGTCTTATCGAAGACAGTGAAAGGTTCTGTCGCTTCACCACTAATAGAAAACGAAGAATATCTCAACATTTTCAACCAGATGGAAGGATCAAATGAGACGTGTGAAAAGTTTTGTGAAGCCTTCTATAAAAAGTAAAGATTCTGCAAGTTGACAACAATAATACAAGTTACTTTATCACGGGTAAATAACAGAAAGTTTCATTTACAAAAAGTAAAGATACTTTTTTGTTCgttgttttctttcttagtCGTCTATAAAAGAGCAACAGCCTCTTAAAATAGAGGTCTCGAATGTAGTTTAGTGCTAAAATATCTAGTAACTAGTAAGATAGTAATagagtttcttttctttgtatttttgtaattggtGTAGTAACTCAACCTCTCACATAACAATGAatcttacataaaaaaaattcatggagaaatccataatttatttgataaaagAGAATGTTGCTTCAGAAtattgaataatttttatttccacgtagtttcaatatttgattaaaaaaaaaaaaattactatgtATACCACACTTTTATCTTACTTTGCTAATGTATCACTTCCAATTAGTCTTTAGATTTTACTTTTAAAGAAGAGTTGATCCAATGGCTAACTGAAAGTAACACATCTGCCTGGGTGGTTGTTCTGGGGGTTGCCATGTTTTTCAGAAGAAAAGTTGTATTGGCAATATGCCAAGAACCATTCTCTAGGAAATGGTCTCTAGTATTTTGATCAGGTAGTCTGAAAAGATGTAAACCATTTTCAGAAGCAAGAACTTCAATCTTCTTATGATCAACTCTTGCCTTCATCTGGGATGAAGGGTTTATGGGAGGGGcaatgaaaaaataaacaaaaaagaatcatACTCTTGTAAGTCACTTTCAAGCAGATATACTGAATATTCATCCAAACAGCTATATTGCATTATTGCTTTCCAAATGCCTTTTACTAGTAATTCCTTTGCGGTAAATtccattttaaagaaatttggtCAAATGGGACATAAGTATTAAGgcttttttattaaaacctttctcccttttgttttctcttttcaaaacaaaaacactaacaaacaatcaaaatacaaaactcTCTTAAAAACACACAAACAATTTTccataacact
Coding sequences within:
- the LOC133870439 gene encoding serine/threonine-protein kinase-like protein CCR4; amino-acid sequence: MAFLFNTSNCLLLLIITSFSCIPFVYSLSTVAISENSNQTIICALIKAPNQQAFHLKCTSFPQGFQIRVNPNSSFSGIVAGKGFVCALKQPSPSILLCWRFSTINGADMIYKRIYNDTALKELDAGNSHICGIVNGTNRLECWQGRELNARRDRNQRFSSIAVGENFACGLLSEMGKVTCFGNQNTGVVGKEPSGNYSVVSAGFRHACAISSDNNSLSCWGDMGHMAGEIPGGKFVSLALGENRGCGIMPNQLVVCWGERNFTLPESLRATHFISIEAKRSIFCGVLAENFSLYCWGNDIFDSSNNFKVFDEVLPGPCRRTSECSCGVESFSSKICGQEYGLCRSCVSETPCRQPPMPPPPPPLPSPQAQKVDKSNGWDGRMVAFLVVGCVGSLALILVCCFFLFKYYKGRGCSRVHDSGRLDEPAPENGAQAVDDQPAARPIRVLEKRLSHLASLGNGGCPLEEFSLEVLLETTNNFSEDNKIGTGSFGSVYRATLDDGREVAVKRAETSMSTPYAIRREEDKDNAFINELEALSRLNHKNLVRLLGFCEDSNERVLVYEFMQNGTVHDHLHGLQSSPLMSWVKRIKAALDAARGIEYLHVYAVPPIIHRDIKSSNILLDATWTAKVSDFGLSLMGPADEDSHLSLRAAGTVGYMDPEYYRLAQLTTKSDVYSFGVLLLEMLSGYKAIHKNENGVPRNVVDFVAPYILQDQIHRVLDPHVPPPTPFEIQAVAYVGYLAVDCVQPEGRDRPSMTEIVQCLERALATCLAHPTLSRSTTDSST